The following proteins are co-located in the Neodiprion virginianus isolate iyNeoVirg1 chromosome 6, iyNeoVirg1.1, whole genome shotgun sequence genome:
- the LOC124307755 gene encoding sortilin-related receptor-like isoform X1: MAVRATSAFCLFALILQLFILIDCNYGQRFDDKPRTLYISDNDGFRHRRSPLIIESGNVLDSETSFGRGRRDVSSNNHNITTKLNWLNDSHQQLMVHWVGEGSNVIICLARDSTPLVRLPIKTNPSAVYISYDYGETFENKTDKFRVSDSKEPSVGYATLDKFYNHPKFNTHCVFADSSNQLIFTTWNNGQDIIRQNLPFHPSEISFYEDDPITFLALDKIDPERKLWLTRDFGKTWVAIQEYVKAFFWSSKQPKTLFVERHEPSGVNTVLESRKLFQAERNFGVVIAGIEDFQIKGDCMFATTKSRAKSADKNLDLFISCKNRPFVKAQFLSELDRKDYHIADVSNNRILVAVSHTEYIVNLYVSEIVDYDSIVFTLSLERILTFFPNSTWKDSWLNDVSDEAFTDLYKVEGLRGIYIASQVKETPKAGAIGPEHLASLITYDHGATWNPIKAPNVDNDGFFIPCHDDCSLHLSQKFSQLYPATRSVSIMSSKSAPGIIIATGVIGKSLKGHPGVFVSRDAGLTWKQVLKDYYFFNMGDHGGVLVAVKYFKSRGETRHILYSTDEGETWQMYEFNDNMLRVYGLMTEPGENTTVFTMFGSESSRHQWLIVKVDLRKVFERDCNKDDFKFWSPTSTEQPTMACVLGRKETYQRRAARANCYTGADYDRPVKLEICQCDAKDYQCDIGFIRSTLPYHCIRDKSSHSSFDPYEIPKTCKPGAFYNRTKGYRKIEDDECSGGLNRNFEPDEIPCPMEEISSEFLLVAQRDHITRIDLKEQRLEVLPLHGLKNVIAIEFDLKNNCLYWADIVNDTIGRQCLKDGTSYPEILVETDLSSIEGMALDWISKVLYFVDGVQMKIEIIRVDISTMGRMRRTILDSAVLKKPRGIAVHPMNGYMFWTDWAPGDASVSRANLDGSNVKRLFNDKTVEWPNGITIDHIAERIYWVDAKLDYIGSSDLDGQRFKKILANDERLAHPFAVAVFKDNMYWDDWKQSMIFVADKDHGLGLTNVFGQLVGLMDLKVFAHSVQVGTNRCANSTCSHICLGAPNNEFSCLCPYGMEMTSSGNCTCPGGITPYLNSTCPRVASTCSANQFYCNNNICIPELWKCDGDNDCGDNSDEMHCKRASCEPNHFACDEDKCIPKYWVCDFDNDCKDKTDELNCRYANCTEAQFKCQNGQCISHQWFCDGESDCRDGSDEKNCSIAQTTTCETGQFLCNKTGYQTCIPSAWRCDGESDCENSTDEAFCDKLQCEPWQFACKSSKRCIYNSWVCDGDQDCRDGSDEVNCSISTQTPLPLPHPLFPNNSCSDWMFMCNNKKCVPYWWKCDRVDDCGDNSDEIGCGNLDVSTEAPATTPQSRTCRMYQFQCYNGACIEEAWVCDGYQDCSSGEDELHCEGVTIACRNDQFKCRVDGSCIPVINLCNNVLECPDGSDEIGCNDDLTTATESPPCDSGFFPCDQRHCIPKASFCDGKSDCYDGLDESDCDKNSSRIYQVSKMGVDSKSINASSLFLYWMIPVPSNVTFEFLPSIAKSETNATWTNATSWIEKDEYQFNGLRPYTKYNLTVYVKLKNQTTVFPPAVYTSAMTAIGVPSPPWDVTATQKNGTKIEVSWRPPLCPYGPITGYEVFMQPPIPPKSYTVQKTSLIIDTAFEADKKYSFWVIAKNKEYESNSSIVEIIVFDGAANIDDIENLSVLAVTNSTVSLTWDKRPNVTGYHVTPKGPDPYPALRTTITEHNSLVVKNLAPGVQYKFDVNAFKNNFVGKVVTISATTTGTPLPTVPNLQAQLMKDQGTTVKLSWEPPKDSRKIKWKYAIYYALNMPDLMEEARFTTSNLTTSIRNLEACEVYMFAVGVLGDFGAGPLSPPFQVSTHYNIRAAPKQLSITTSGNDEIIVSWSSSCPRIDEPVVYMVTVTEMTHNEVHTVSLNPTNETRLSQRFHPIQYGGKYSVTVVTNATNAIPSQPVIYLAPPISPPHQLTVQYKKSGYLIYWQEHNLPGSFANKTKYHYQILISEGESVVNESTAQTLNADEPPYLYKSPIMDICAFAMRLVTESGYQSELSETYVMKKSPSATPLAIYTSNVLPFALSICLLIIALGAALGYFVVRHRRLSNSFTQFANSHYDTRRGQATFPGTTDGLDDEDSPVIRGFSDDEPLVIA; encoded by the exons ATGGCCGTCCGGGCGACATCGGCGTTTTGTCTCTTCGCGTTGATATTGcagttatttatattaattgaTTGCAATTACGGTCAAAGATTTGACGACAAACCGAGAACTCTATATATTTCGGATAACGATGGTTTTAGGCACCGCAGAAGTCCGCTAATTATCGAGTCTGGTAACGTTCTAGATTCCGAAACATCGTTCGGCCGCGGCCGCAGGGATGTTTCGTCTAATAATCACAACATTACAACTAAG ctCAATTGGTTGAATGATTCTCATCAACAACTGATGGTACATTGGGTAGGCGAAGGTTCAAATGTGATAATTTGCCTAGCAAGAGATAGTACTCCGCTTGTCCGTCTGCCAATAAAAACTAATCCCAGCGCAGTCTACATCAGCTACGATTATGGAGAAACCttcgaaaataaaactgatAAATTCCGTGTTTCCGATTCCAAAGAGCCAAGTGTTGGATATGCCACCCTGGACAAATTTTACAACCATCCGAAATTCAACACTCAT tGCGTATTTGCAGATAGTTCCAACCAATTGATATTCACTACATGGAATAATGGCCAAGATATAATCAGACAAAACTTACCATTTCATCCAAgcgaaatttcgttttatgAGGATGATCCAATTACATTTCTAGCATTGGACAAAATTGACCCAGAGCGGAAG TTATGGCTTACAAGAGATTTTGGAAAAACATGGGTAGCTATCCAAGAGTATGTCAAAGCATTTTTCTGGTCATCTAAACAACCGAAGACATTGTTTGTTGAAAGACACGAACCATCTGGTGTTAATACAGTTTTagaaagtagaaaattattccaaGCTGAACGAAACTTTGGAGTTGTAATAGCTGGTattgaagattttcaaataaaaggTGACTGCATGTTTGCAACGACTAAAAGCCGAGCTAAAAGTGCCGAT aaaaatttggacttatttatttcatgtaAGAATCGGCCGTTTGTGAAAGCTCAATTTCTTTCCGAATTGGATCGAAAAGACTATCATATTGCGGATGTTTCCAACAATCGTATTTTAGTAGCAGTTTCCCATACTGAGTATATAGTTAATCTCTACGTTTCGGAGATAGTAGATTACGACAGCATTGTGTTTACATTATCCCTGGAAAGAATTCTAACTTTCTTCCCGAATAGCACTTGGAAGGACAGCTGGCTCAA tgATGTCTCGGATGAAGCTTTCACTGACTTATACAAGGTAGAAGGGCTGCGAGGTATTTATATCGCATCCCAAGTAAAAGAAACTCCAAAAGCTGGAGCAATTGGACCCGAGCATCTCGCATCTTTGATAACTTACGATCATGGTGCAACATGGAATCCAATTAAAGCACCCAATGTTGACAATGATGGATTTTTCATCCCATGTCACGACGATTGTTCCTTACATCTCAGCCAGAAGTTTAGTCAGCTTTATCCAGCAACTCGTTCTGTGTCTATAATGAGTTCCAAGTCCGCACCTGGCATTATAATTGCTACAGGAGTGATTGGAAAAAGTCTGAAGGGTCATCCAGGTGTTTTTGTATCTCGGGATGCCGGTTTGACATGGAAACAAGTCCTCAAGgattattactttttcaacATGGGAGATCATGGCGGAGTTTTAGTAGCTGTCAAATACTTCAAGTCACGCGGGGAAACTAGACACATTTTATACTCGACAGATGAAGGAGAAACTTGGCAGATGTATGAGTTTAATGACAATATGCTACGAGTTTATGGATTGATGACAGAGCCTGGAGAAAATACAACCGTTTTTACAATGTTTGGCTCCGAAAGCTCTCGGCATCAGTGGTTAATAGTTAAAGTGGATTTACGGAAAGTATTTGAAAGAGATTGCAACAAAGATGATTTCAAGTTTTGGTCTCCGACTAGCACTGAACAGCCCACAATGGCCTGTGTACTCGGTCGCAAAGAGACTTATCAACGAAGGGCTGCACGTGCTAATTGTTATACTGGAGCTGATTATGATAGGCCTGTTAAATTGGAAATTTGCCAATGTGATGCCAAGGACTACCAGTGCGATATAGGATTCATACGTAGTACGCTTCCCTATCATTGCATTCGCGACAAATCTTCACACAGTAGCTTCGATCCTTACGAGATACCCAAAACTTGCAAGCCAGGTGCATTTTATAATCGAACCAAAGGATATCGAAAAATAGAGGATGACGAATGCTCAGGGGGCTTGAACAGAAATTTTGAACCTGACGAG ATACCATGTCCCATGGAAGAAATTTCTTCTGAATTCTTGTTAGTTGCTCAAAGAGATCACATAACTCGAATCGATCTAAAAGAGCAAAGATTGGAAGTCTTACCCCTACACGGTTTGAAAAACGTAATTGCAATTgaattcgatttaaaaaacaaCTGTCTATACTGGGCTGATATTGTAAATGATACGATTGGAAGACAGTGCCTTAAAGATGGAACAAGCTACCCTGAAATTTTAGTTGAAACGGATCTCAGTTCTATTGAAGGAATGGCACTCGACTGGATCTCCAAAGTTCTCTACTTCGTTGATGGTGTACAAATGAAAATCGAGATAATCAGGGTTGACATTTCCACTATGGGAAGAATGAGGCGAACAATTTTAGATTCGGCTGTGCTTAAAAAACCAAGAGGCATCGCCGTTCATCCAATGAATGGTTATATGTTTTGGACTGACTGGGCACCTGGAGATGCTTCGGTATCCCGTGCCAACTTGGATGGTTCAAATGTTAAGCGATTGTTTAATGACAAAACCGTTGAATGGCCAAATGGAATAACAATCGATCACATAGCTGAAAGAATATATTGGGTAGATGCTAAACTCGACTATATTGGTTCATCCGACCTTGATGGgcagagatttaaaaaaatacttgctAATGACGAACGATTGGCTCATCCTTTTGCAGTTGCTGTCTTTAAGGATAACATGTACTGGGATGACTGGAAACAGTCAATGATATTTGTAGCAGACAAAGATCATGGCTTAGGATTAACTAATGTATTTGGACAGCTAGTTGGACTGATGGACCTGAAAGTATTTGCACATAGTGTACAGGTTGGCACTAATAGATGTGCCAACAGCACATGTTCTCACATTTGTCTCGGTGCTCCTAATAACGAATTTTCATGCTTATGTCCGTATGGCATGGAAATGACTAGTTCAGGAAATTGTACTTGTCCCGGAGGGATAACACCTTATCTCAACTCTACATGCCCTCGTGTAGCTAGTACTTGCTCCGCAAATCAATTCtattgcaataataatatttgtatacCAGAGTTATGGAAATGCGATGGTGATAACGACTGTGGAGATAATTCTGACGAAATGCACTGTAAACGTGCATCCTGTGAACCGAATCACTTTGCCTGCGATGAAGATAAATGCATTCCAAAGTACTGGGTTTGCGATTTCGATAATGACTGTAAAGACAAGACCGATGAGTTAAATTGTCGTTATGCAAATTGCACAGAAGCGCAATTTAAGTGTCAGAATGGCCAATGTATCTCACATCAATGGTTTTGTGATGGAGAAAGTGATTGTCGCGATggttcggatgaaaaaaattgttcgattGCTCAAACGACCACTTGTGAAACTGGTCAATTCCTTTGCAACAAGACTGGTTACCAAACGTGTATTCCATCTGCATGGAGATGTGATGGAGAAAGTGATTGTGAAAATAGTACTGATGAAGCATTTTGCGATAAACTACAGTGTGAACCTTGGCAGTTCGCATGTAAATCTAGTAAGCGATGTATTTACAACTCTTGGGTCTGCGATGGAGATCAGGACTGCAGAGATGGCTCAGATGAAGTTAACTGTTCAATCTCTACTCAAACTCCTCTACCACTGCCACATCCATTGTTCCCAAACAATTCCTGCAGTGACTGGATGTTCATgtgtaacaataaaaaatgcgTACCATATTGGTGGAAATGTGACAGGGTTGATGATTGTGGAGATAATTCAGATGAAATTGGATGCGGAAATTTAGATGTCTCGACAGAAGCACCTGCCACTACACCTCAGTCACGAACATGCCGCATGTATCAATTTCAATGCTACAATGGGGCTTGCATAGAAGAGGCCTGGGTTTGTGATGGATACCAAGACTGTTCGTCTGGAGAAGACGAATTGCATTGTGAGGGAGTTACAATTGCTTGCCGTAATGACCAGTTTAAGTGTCGTGTGGATGGCTCATGCATTCCTGTGATAAATCTCTGTAATAACGTACTTGAATGTCCTGATGGTAGTGACGAAATAGGCTGCAATGATGATCTAACAACTGCCACAGAAAGCCCTCCCTGCGATTCTGGTTTTTTCCCTTGCGATCAGAGACACTGCATTCCAAAGGCTTCATTTTGCGACGGAAAATCAGATTGCTATGATGGTTTGGATGAAAGTGATTGCGACAAAAACAGTTCTAGAATTTATCAAGTTTCTAAAATGGGAGTTGATAGCAAATCTATTAACGCATCTAGCTTATTTTTGTATTGGATGATCCCGGTGCCGAGCAATGTGACCTTTGAATTCCTACCTTCAATAGCAAAATCTGAAACAAACGCTACTTGGACAAATGCTACAAGTTGGATCGAAAAAGATGAATATCAGTTCAACGGTCTTCGGCCTTAcacaaaatataatttaaccGTTTATGTTAAGCTAAAAAATCAAACCACAGTCTTTCCTCCAGCAGTATATACGTCCGCTATGACTGCTATAGGCGTTCCATCTCCACCGTGGGATGTTACTGCTACCCAGAAAAATGGAACGAAGATTGAAGTATCTTGGCGTCCACCACTGTGTCCATATGGACCAATAACTGGTTATGAAGTATTTATGCAGCCACCAATCCCTCCAAAATCATATACAGTGCAAAAAACATCACTGATTATTGACACAGCATTTGAAGCGGATAAAAAGTATTCATTTTGGGTTATTGCGAAGAACAAAGAATATGAATCGAATTCTTCCATTGTTGAGATTATAGTTTTTGACGGTGCTGCTAATATTGATGATATAGAAAACTTGTCAGTTCTTGCTGTGACTAATTCAACCGTTAGTTTGACTTGGGATAAAAGGCCAAATGTTACTGGATATCATGTTACTCCAAAAGGCCCTGACCCATATCCTGCCTTGCGCACAACAATAACTGAGCATAATTCATTAGTTGTAAAGAATTTGGCACCAGGAGTTCAATACAAATTCGACGTAAATGCATTCAAAAATAACTTTGTTGGAAAAGTCGTAACAATCAGTGCAACTACAACTGGCACTCCATTACCTACAGTACCAAACTTACAAGCACAATTGATGAAGGATCAAGGAACAACCGTTAAACTTAGCTGGGAACCGCCAAAGGACTCCCGGAAGATCAAGTGGAAGTATGCAATCTACTACGCTCTGAACATGCCAGATTTAATGGAAG agGCCAGGTTTACTACAAGCAATCTTACAACATCTATTCGTAACTTGGAAGCTTGCGAGGTATACATGTTCGCAGTTGGAGTTTTGGGAGACTTCGGTGCTGGTCCTCTCAGCCCTCCATTCCAGGTGTCTACACACTACAACATCAGAGCAGCACCAAAGCAACTCAGCATCACAACATCAggaaatgatgaaataattgtgAGCTGGAGTTCAAGCTGTCCCAGGATAGATGAGCCAGTTGTTTACAtg GTTACGGTGACTGAAATGACGCATAATGAAGTTCATACTGTATCGTTGAATCCAACGAATGAAACTAGATTATCACAGAGATTCCATCCTATACAGTATGGTGGAAAATACAGTGTGACGGTAGTAACAAATGCTACCAATGCAATCCCAAGTCAACCTGTTATTTATCTGGCACCACCAATATCGCCACCGCATCAGTTGACAGTACAGTATAAGAAATCCGGTTATCTTATTTACTGGCAAGAGCACAACTTACCAGGAAGTTTCGCTAACAAAACGAAGTATCATTATCAAATATTGATATCAGAGGGTGAAAGTGTAGTCAATGAATCTACTGCGCAAACATTAAATGCTGATGAACCCCCGTACTTATACAAGAGTCCAATAATGGACATCTGTGCCTTTGCTATGAGGCTGGTTACTGAAAGTGGATATCAGAGCGAACTCAGCGAAACTTATGTTATGAAAAAATCCCCAT CTGCAACACCATTGGCAATATATACGTCGAACGTTCTGCCATTTGCCCTATCAATCTGTCTACTGATCATTGCTCTAGGAGCAGCCCTTGGATATTTTGTGGTACGACACAGAAGATTGTCGAACAGTTTTACACAATTCGCAAACAGCCATTACGATACGAGACGCGGACAAGCAACGTTTCCTGGCACTACAGATGGCTTAG ATGATGAAGACAGCCCTGTGATTCGAGGCTTCTCCGATGACGAGCCATTGGTAATAGCATGA